Genomic window (Kangiella profundi):
ATCTCCTCAAGCCCTTCTTCCTTTAATTGCCCGGGATTGTCACCACGACCAATTTCACGCGCAGCGAATTCCAGACGACGCAGTGGACGACTGATTTGCTTGGTGAAAATCCAGCCTCCAAGCAGGCTCAACAATAAAATGACTGATATGTAGACCACGGGTGGGTGGATGTAAAAACCTTCGAAGGGATCCATGGCGATTCTGAGCCAGACATTGGTATGTTGCGGTGATTTAATCCAATAGTAAATGTTATCGGATTCTTCAACGCGCATTTCAGTCTGACTTTCACTGACACCAAGGCTTTCTGCCAGCTGTTCCGTCAGCACACTGTAGGGACGCGCTTCACGCAACTGCTTGGGTTCGCCCATCCGGGTTGAAATAAACTGGATGCGCTGATTGTCCATAATCTGCTGGCGAACAGAACCATCGATCTTGCCTTCAAATTCCAGTGCCTGTAATTCCAATGACGTTTTCACATCCGCTGAAAGCAGTTGCACCAGCTGTTTCATCGAAGGTTGCGCTACATACCAGGAAATGGACAGGTAAGACACCCATTGATTGATCAGCAGCAAGCAACCCACCAATACGGCAATACGACCAAAAGCTGATTTAGGCAGAATACGCATGAAAGATTAAATTGAAAGGCTCAGATTCGAAGCATAGCAAGGCCTGTTGATCAGGCCTCACCACCATCCGGGACGAATACATAACCCACGCCCCAGACGGTCTGGATATAACGTGGATGTGCCGGATCAGCTTCAATCAAGCGACGTAAGCGTGAAACCTGTACATCAATGCTACGCTCTAAAGCTGAATAGTCACGACCACGGGCCAGATTCATCAACTTATCGCGAGAAAGCGGCTGACGCGCATGCTCAACTAGAGACTTCAATACCGCAAACTCACCACTGGTCAATGAAATTGGCTTGCCATCATCGGTCATCTCGCGTGTGGCCAGATTTAAGGTAAAGCGGCCAAAGCTGACAACGGTTTCAGAATTACTCGGCGCACCCGGGATATGTTTGGCCTGACGACGAAGTACGGCACGAATTCGAGCTAGCAACTCGCGCGGATTGAAAGGTTTCGCCAGATAGTCATCGGCACCGACTTCCAGTCCTACGATACGATCCACTTCATCACCTTTAGCGGTAAGCATGATAATCGGGATAGGGTTATTTTGAGAGCGCAGACGACGGCAAATCGATAAACCATCTTCTCCCGGTAGCATCAAGTCCAGCACCATCAGGTGATAGTTCTCACGCTCCAGAAAACGATCCATTTGCTCGGCGTTTTCGACCGTTCGAACCATAAAGTCCTGTTCTTTAAGATAACGTTCCAGCAAGCTTCGCAAACGGACATCATCATCAACCACTAATATCTTCGGAGTTTCTTCAGTCATAACCCAACATTCCTTCTACATTTTTGTTTCTTGTAATACACCAACGAAAATTAGTCATAAAAACAAACAATTAATCATGCTTGTCGGCATATTGACTCGTATTTTACTCAAAGTTGAGTGCTGGGTCAGAACCGACTTGGGCATTTTGTTCTTTTTTCATAGGTTTTGAAGCACTATACTATGCCGCCATATTTTCCCCAAGAAGCACTTAACAAGATGTTACAAATAAACCAACAGATAGCTCAAGAGTTAAATGTTCGCCCGCAACAGGTTGAAGCTGCGGTTCGCCTGCTGGATGAAGGCTCGACGGTTCCTTTTATCGCACGTTACCGTAAAGAAGTGACCGGTGCGCTGGACGATACCCAGCTACGTGACCTTGAGCAGAGGCTGGGTTATTTGCGCGAATTGGAAGATCGCCGCGCAGCAATCCTGAAAAGTATCGAAGAGCAGGAAAAGCTGACGCCTGAACTTAAATCGTCGATTGAAGCAGCCACCACCAAGAGTGAGCTGGAAGATTTATACTTGCCCTATAAACCTAAGCGTCGAACCAAAGCTCAGATCGCACGGGAAGCAGGGCTTGAACCATTGGCCATGGATTTATGGCAAAACCCAACGCTTGATCCGGAAGCGGAAGCAGAAAAATACCTCAATCCTGAACATAAGATTGAAACCACTAAAGATGCACTGGATGGTGCCCGTCAGATTTTGATGGAAGTCTTTGCCGAAAATGCAGATTTGTTGAAAACCCTACGTGAGTACTTATGGGATAACGCCTTCATCCATTCAAAAGTGATTGAAGGTAAGGAAAAGGAAGGCATCAAGTTCTCAGATTACTTTGATCACAGCGAAGCCTTCAAAACCATTCCTTCACACCGAATTCTGGCCCTGCTTCGTGGCCGCAATGAAAACATTCTGAGCCTACAGATGGTTTCAAACCAGGACCTCATCAAGGATCCGGAAGCAAATGATCCTTGTCTATCCATGGTTGCGGATCATTTCAATATCAAAGATCAAAAACGTGCCGCCGATTACTGGCTACAACAGGTCGTGCTGTGGACTTGGAAAATCAAACTACACCTTTATCTTGAAACTGAATTGCTGGCTAAGGTTCGCGAGCTGGGCGAAACTGAAGCGATTCGCATCTTTGCCCGCAATCTGCATGATCTTTTGATGGCTGCTCCGGCAGGCGCTAAAACTACCATGGGTCTGGACCCGGGTCTACGGACCGGGGTTAAAGCAGTGGTCGTCGATGAAACTGGCAAACTGCTAACCCAGACCACCATTTTCCCGCACGCTCCGCAAAATCAATGGGATCAGTCCTTACGTAAATTGCAGACCTTATGCGAAATGCACAAGGTTGAGCTGGTCAGCATTGGTAATGGCACTGCATCACGCGAAACCGACAAGCTGGTGGCCGAGTTGATGAAAATGGCGCCCGAACTCAAGTTGCAGAAGATCATGGTCAGCGAAGCGGGAGCATCGGTTTACTCAGCATCGGCTCTGGCCGCACAGGAATTCCCGGATCTGGACGTCAGCTACCGTGGAGCCGTCTCCATCGCTCGTCGCCTACAGGATCCATTGGCAGAACTAGTCAAAATCGAGCCTAAATCCATCGGTGTTGGCCAGTATCAGCATGATGTCAGCCAGAGTCAGCTGGCTAAAAGCCTTGATGGCGTGGTCGAAGACTGTGTGAATGCAGTTGGTGTCGATTTGAATATGGCTTCCGTGCCACTGCTGACGCGCGTTTCGGGATTGAGCAAAACCATTGCCCAGAATATCGTTAACTGGCGTGATACCAATGGTCGCTTCAATAACCGTAAGCAACTATTGGAAGTAGAGAGAATGGGCCCCAAAACCTATGAACAGGCAGCAGGCTTCCTTCGTATCCGCGATGGCGACAATGCTCTGGACAGTTCAGCAGTTCACCCGGAAGCTTATCCTGTGGTCGAGAAAATGATGCAATCCCTGGAGATGCAGGATGCTCACCAACTGATGGGCAATACCGACAAGCTTCGCCAAATCAAGGCACAGGAATTTACCGATGACACATTCGGCTTGCATACCGTTAATGACATTTTGAAGGAGCTGGACAAGCCTGGTCGCGACCCACGCCCAGAGTTCAAAATGGTTCGCTTCAAAGACGGTGTCGAAACCCTGAACGACCTGAAAATTGGCATGGAACTAGAAGGTGTGGTCACCAACGTCACAGCCTTTGGTGCCTTCATTGATGTTGGCGTCCATCAGGATGGACTGGTCCACCTGTCGATGATGGCCAATGAATTTATTAAAGACCCTGCAGAAGTTGTTAAAGCTGGTGATATTGTGAAGGTCTGGGTACTGGATGTTGATATGCAGCGTAAGCGCATCAGCCTATCCATGGTTGGGCCTGACTCTCAGGCAGCATCAAAGCCCGCTCAGAAACGTGATGCTCAAAACCATAAAAAAGGCAACTTCAAAGGAAACCAATCCAATAAGCGTGGTCAAACTAAACCACAGGGTGCTTTTGCTGATGCTTTGGCTGCTGCCCTGAAGAAGTAGCCTTCGCTTAGAAATAGTTACAAATTGTCACTTTTAAACCGTCAATGTCACGGGTAGTATTGCCAAGCGTAACTGCTTGCACTTTTGACGAAGTGCAGGTAGTGTGCGCTATTCGCGTCCTGTGAACAAACGACACAAGAGCAAAAAACATGAATTTAAATAGCCGTGGTTGGAATTTCTTAGGTGCATTCATCTGTTATCAGTTACTGGTAACAGCCCTTTATTTCCAATACGTGGATGGGCTTGATCCTTGTCCTTTGTGTATTTTCCAGCGCGTTGTGGTGGCAGTAATGGGGATAATCTTATTGCTAAACGCCATTCATAACCCTGCCATTTCTTCTATTAGTAATCGAATCTATCAAATCCTCGGCTTATTGACTGCAATAGCCGGAATAGGCATTTCAGGTCGACACGTTTACCTGCAAAGCTTGCCAGAAGGCGAAGCTCCGGCCTGTGGCGCACCTCTGGATTATATGATGGATGTACTACCGTTTATGGAAGTACTGCAAACCGTATTAACGGGCGCTGGTGAATGCGCCAAAATCAGCTGGAAATTCTGGAGAATCTCGATGCCGGGCTGGATGCTGATCATATTCATCATAGCGGCACTGGTCTTTGGCTTTAGACTGTTCAAAGCTTTCCAGCAACCGAAACCACTTTAATCTAATGGCACAACCGAGGCTCTTATGATCCGAGTTATTATCGAGCGAGTTATCAGCGAAGGTAAGTTAGACGACTACCACGCACTGATCCGCCAAGCTAAAAATAAAGCCAGCAACTCTGCAGGCTTCTTAACCGGCGAAATTTTCCACGTTAAAGACAATCCAAATCATGTGATCGTCATGTCCTGCTGGGATTCATTTGACACCTGGGAAGTCTGGGCGGAATCAGAGCAACGATTGGACTTATTAGACGCCATGCGCCCTTTGCTGGAGTCAGATGAAAAAGTAATAGTTCTTGAAAGTAGTAACATTAAAAGCTAATTATTGCGTCAAATAAAAAAACCAGCTTAGATAAGCTGGTTTTTTTATTAAAACTCCTAAAATATCTTCAGAAGTACTTAGGCCATTCTTTTCTTAACTGTCCCGTCATAGCCATAAATAGCATCTTGTAGTCGGCCAATAATGACCAAAGCGGGTAAGTAAAAGTTGCGGGCCGGTTTTTTTCTATCGTGAAGTGACCAATCCAGGCCGGGCCATAGCCAACCACCAATACCAGCGGCAACCATAACCATTGCGCCGTAATAATAAGGTAAATCAGCAAGACCAATGACGCTGTCGTTCCGATGTAATGCAATAGACGGTTGCTCGGCAAGCGATGCTCACCGAGATAAAAAGGCCAAAACTGTTTAAAGCTTTTGATACTTTTTTCCGTCATATTGCTTTACCGAAAATTACTGATCGTCACCAGTTGCTTCTTTTACTTCTTCTTCAACTTCCTGAGCAGCCTCTTCAACTGTTTCCTGAGTCGCTTCAGCAGCCTGCTCTAGTTCCTCAGCGGCTTCTTCCACCTGCTCTTCAAGTTGTTCGTCGATAGCTGGCTCTGCGTCAGGTTGAACCGGTTCAGTAGGATTAATCTCAAGCAATTCTACTTCAAAAACCAAGGTTGAATTACCTGGAATTGTGCCACGGTCCATTTCACCATAAGCAAGGTCTGGCTTAATCACAAACTCGTATTTGTCACCAACATTCATCAACTGAACGCCTTCTGTCCAGCCAGGAATTACGCCACGTAGCGGGAAGTCAATTGGCTGCTTACGCTCATAAGAGCTATCAAATTCTTTACCATCGATAAAAGTACCGCGGTAATGAACACGTACCGTATCTTCAGCAACTGGACTTTCTTCACTTCCGCTTGCTTCAATTACACGATACATCAAACCAGACTCAGTGGTTGTAACACCTTCTTTCTTAGCATACTCTTCACGGAAAGCGGCACCCTCAGCCAAATTAGCTTCTGCTTCTTGTTGAGCTTCCGCTTCCAATTTAGCCTGATGCTCTTCCATCTTGGTGTTTAGATTGTTCTGGAAGGCTTCCATTTGCTCATCAACTTCTTCATCAGTAAGTTGAGCATTGCCGGCGAAACCGTCTTTGATGCCTTCAGCGACAATCTGTGGATTAATTTCTATGCCGTACTCTTTTAATGACTCGAAATTCTGCCCCATCTGCTTGGAAAAATTAACTCCAATTGCATAGGCAGCTTTATCGTACTCACCTTTAAATTCAACGGCCTGCTGAGCACCTTCTGTGCTATCTTTTTTATCACCTGATTGCTCACAGGCAACCAATGCAGCGCTAAGCGCTAAAACTAATGCAGTTTTCTTAATAGTTAGTTGTTTCACTGATATTTTCCCCAAATAGTGGTTGAAAAACAGGCATTGTGCAGGAGTTATCTGCAAAATGCGAGGTCTAAACCTGTAACTTTTGAACTATGCCTCCTAGTTCTGAGGCTTGCTGCAGGGCTTCTTCCGCTTCGATTCGCGACTGCGCCTGAGTTTGGATATAGAAACGTAAATTGCTCATTGGTTCAACAGAATTTGGCACAATCGGCCAAAAGGGCAGCAAGCTCTTAACTGCCTGTTGCTGCAACAGTTTTTCGCCCTTTAATTCAAGCGATAAGAGCTTTTTATACTCATCCTTCTGCCCCAAGTGCTTAGCCTGCCGGCGCCGGTGGCGTAATCCAGAAACAGCTTGAGATGCCTGCAAACCTTCTCGAATA
Coding sequences:
- a CDS encoding DUF962 domain-containing protein, translating into MTEKSIKSFKQFWPFYLGEHRLPSNRLLHYIGTTASLVLLIYLIITAQWLWLPLVLVVGYGPAWIGHFTIEKNRPATFTYPLWSLLADYKMLFMAMTGQLRKEWPKYF
- a CDS encoding TIGR02444 family protein gives rise to the protein MVKEQLLQHHQDNFWDWSCVFYEAAQVKPLLLKLQDSYQLNVNYVLLALWTEQQGIAMDAVIWKKVIREGLQASQAVSGLRHRRRQAKHLGQKDEYKKLLSLELKGEKLLQQQAVKSLLPFWPIVPNSVEPMSNLRFYIQTQAQSRIEAEEALQQASELGGIVQKLQV
- the ompR gene encoding osmolarity response regulator transcription factor OmpR, encoding MTEETPKILVVDDDVRLRSLLERYLKEQDFMVRTVENAEQMDRFLERENYHLMVLDLMLPGEDGLSICRRLRSQNNPIPIIMLTAKGDEVDRIVGLEVGADDYLAKPFNPRELLARIRAVLRRQAKHIPGAPSNSETVVSFGRFTLNLATREMTDDGKPISLTSGEFAVLKSLVEHARQPLSRDKLMNLARGRDYSALERSIDVQVSRLRRLIEADPAHPRYIQTVWGVGYVFVPDGGEA
- a CDS encoding Tex family protein, whose protein sequence is MLQINQQIAQELNVRPQQVEAAVRLLDEGSTVPFIARYRKEVTGALDDTQLRDLEQRLGYLRELEDRRAAILKSIEEQEKLTPELKSSIEAATTKSELEDLYLPYKPKRRTKAQIAREAGLEPLAMDLWQNPTLDPEAEAEKYLNPEHKIETTKDALDGARQILMEVFAENADLLKTLREYLWDNAFIHSKVIEGKEKEGIKFSDYFDHSEAFKTIPSHRILALLRGRNENILSLQMVSNQDLIKDPEANDPCLSMVADHFNIKDQKRAADYWLQQVVLWTWKIKLHLYLETELLAKVRELGETEAIRIFARNLHDLLMAAPAGAKTTMGLDPGLRTGVKAVVVDETGKLLTQTTIFPHAPQNQWDQSLRKLQTLCEMHKVELVSIGNGTASRETDKLVAELMKMAPELKLQKIMVSEAGASVYSASALAAQEFPDLDVSYRGAVSIARRLQDPLAELVKIEPKSIGVGQYQHDVSQSQLAKSLDGVVEDCVNAVGVDLNMASVPLLTRVSGLSKTIAQNIVNWRDTNGRFNNRKQLLEVERMGPKTYEQAAGFLRIRDGDNALDSSAVHPEAYPVVEKMMQSLEMQDAHQLMGNTDKLRQIKAQEFTDDTFGLHTVNDILKELDKPGRDPRPEFKMVRFKDGVETLNDLKIGMELEGVVTNVTAFGAFIDVGVHQDGLVHLSMMANEFIKDPAEVVKAGDIVKVWVLDVDMQRKRISLSMVGPDSQAASKPAQKRDAQNHKKGNFKGNQSNKRGQTKPQGAFADALAAALKK
- a CDS encoding disulfide bond formation protein B; the protein is MNLNSRGWNFLGAFICYQLLVTALYFQYVDGLDPCPLCIFQRVVVAVMGIILLLNAIHNPAISSISNRIYQILGLLTAIAGIGISGRHVYLQSLPEGEAPACGAPLDYMMDVLPFMEVLQTVLTGAGECAKISWKFWRISMPGWMLIIFIIAALVFGFRLFKAFQQPKPL
- a CDS encoding antibiotic biosynthesis monooxygenase family protein: MIRVIIERVISEGKLDDYHALIRQAKNKASNSAGFLTGEIFHVKDNPNHVIVMSCWDSFDTWEVWAESEQRLDLLDAMRPLLESDEKVIVLESSNIKS
- the fkpA gene encoding FKBP-type peptidyl-prolyl cis-trans isomerase; translated protein: MKQLTIKKTALVLALSAALVACEQSGDKKDSTEGAQQAVEFKGEYDKAAYAIGVNFSKQMGQNFESLKEYGIEINPQIVAEGIKDGFAGNAQLTDEEVDEQMEAFQNNLNTKMEEHQAKLEAEAQQEAEANLAEGAAFREEYAKKEGVTTTESGLMYRVIEASGSEESPVAEDTVRVHYRGTFIDGKEFDSSYERKQPIDFPLRGVIPGWTEGVQLMNVGDKYEFVIKPDLAYGEMDRGTIPGNSTLVFEVELLEINPTEPVQPDAEPAIDEQLEEQVEEAAEELEQAAEATQETVEEAAQEVEEEVKEATGDDQ